The following coding sequences are from one Devosia neptuniae window:
- a CDS encoding sialidase family protein, whose amino-acid sequence MTPDEIAARMTGQIEPAGQGLQAAYLPSPMVQNHAAFIERLDDGTLACLWFGGTLEGKSDISIFGCTLAPGSDRWSAPMRLSDDPDRSEQNPVLTRDGQGQWQLFHTAQPSGNQDECLLRARQITLTDGVLSGGVPRILDLPLGTFVRGRFVRRADGAWMMPVFRCIPRPGQRWNGSHDTAGVAVSHDDGATWTLSEVPGSIGSVHMTIVPLEGQHMAAFYRRRQSDFVHRSESRDGGVTWSAPEPTDVPNNNSSINVIRLADGRLAMLCNPVSAATSSDRRTSLYDEIEEGDDRPDASGGCAPIWGVPRAPMTLCVSTDGGRTFPLRRIVDDSPGTCLSNNSVDGRNKELSYPYLLEDGDGAIHLAYTYFRRAIKYVRLPKGWIDGDAA is encoded by the coding sequence ATGACTCCAGACGAGATCGCGGCGCGCATGACAGGGCAGATCGAGCCGGCCGGCCAAGGCCTGCAGGCGGCCTATTTGCCTTCGCCCATGGTGCAGAATCACGCCGCCTTCATCGAGCGCCTCGACGACGGCACCCTGGCCTGCCTGTGGTTTGGCGGCACGCTCGAGGGCAAGTCTGATATTTCCATTTTCGGCTGCACCCTGGCTCCCGGCAGCGATCGCTGGTCGGCGCCGATGCGGCTGAGCGATGATCCAGACCGCAGCGAGCAGAACCCGGTGCTGACGCGGGACGGGCAGGGCCAGTGGCAGTTGTTCCACACTGCCCAGCCCTCCGGCAATCAGGACGAATGCCTGCTGCGCGCCCGCCAGATTACGCTGACCGATGGCGTGCTCAGCGGCGGCGTACCGCGCATTCTCGATCTGCCCCTGGGCACCTTCGTGCGCGGCCGTTTCGTGCGGCGCGCCGACGGCGCCTGGATGATGCCGGTCTTCCGCTGCATTCCGCGCCCGGGCCAGCGCTGGAACGGCAGCCACGATACCGCCGGGGTCGCGGTGAGCCACGACGATGGCGCCACCTGGACGCTGAGCGAAGTGCCCGGCTCGATCGGCTCGGTGCACATGACCATCGTGCCGCTCGAGGGCCAGCACATGGCCGCCTTCTACCGCCGCCGTCAGTCCGATTTCGTGCATCGCTCGGAAAGCCGCGATGGCGGGGTGACCTGGTCCGCGCCCGAGCCCACCGACGTGCCCAACAATAATTCCTCCATCAACGTCATTCGCCTCGCCGATGGGCGCCTGGCCATGCTGTGCAATCCGGTCTCGGCTGCGACATCGAGTGACCGCCGCACCTCGCTCTATGACGAGATCGAGGAGGGCGATGATCGTCCCGACGCCAGTGGCGGCTGTGCCCCCATCTGGGGCGTGCCCCGCGCGCCAATGACCCTATGCGTTTCCACCGATGGCGGCCGCACCTTCCCGCTGCGCCGCATCGTCGATGACAGTCCCGGCACGTGCCTCTCCAACAATTCGGTGGATGGGCGCAACAAGGAACTATCCTACCCCTATCTGCTGGAAGACGGCGATGGCGCGATCCATCTCGCCTATACCTATTTCCGGCGGGCCATCAAATATGTCCGGCTGCCTAAGGGCTGGATCGACGGAGACGCAGCATGA
- a CDS encoding DUF6766 family protein gives MRFIRDNGLSLALLAIFVLSTGGMLIAGWFDHNAELTRHDAPDIGLLSYFASPAFLSPLFENWESEFLQMSAYVLMTIMLFQRGSSESKDPDKSNPEDADPAKKRKDPKAPWPVRAGGVWSAFYSQSLGLALLALFILSFLLHWLQSTAAANEEALLHGEAAQTAWQYLADPQLWFESFQNWQSEFLSTAVLVLLSVWLRQRGSPESKPVAEPHAKTGH, from the coding sequence ATGCGTTTTATTCGCGATAACGGGCTCTCGCTGGCCCTGCTCGCCATATTCGTGCTCAGCACGGGCGGCATGTTGATCGCCGGCTGGTTCGACCACAATGCCGAACTGACCCGCCATGATGCCCCCGATATCGGGCTTTTATCCTATTTCGCCAGCCCCGCCTTCCTCTCGCCGCTGTTTGAAAATTGGGAGAGCGAATTCCTGCAGATGTCGGCCTATGTGCTGATGACCATCATGCTGTTCCAGCGCGGCTCCTCGGAATCCAAGGACCCCGACAAGTCCAATCCCGAAGATGCCGATCCGGCCAAAAAGCGCAAGGACCCCAAAGCCCCCTGGCCGGTGCGCGCCGGCGGGGTGTGGAGCGCATTCTATTCCCAATCGCTTGGCCTGGCGCTGCTGGCGCTGTTCATCCTCTCCTTCCTGCTGCACTGGCTGCAAAGCACTGCCGCCGCCAATGAGGAAGCCCTGCTGCATGGCGAGGCCGCCCAGACCGCCTGGCAATATCTGGCCGATCCGCAATTGTGGTTCGAATCCTTCCAGAACTGGCAGTCCGAATTCCTCTCCACCGCCGTGCTGGTCCTGCTCTCGGTCTGGCTGCGCCAACGCGGCTCCCCCGAATCCAAGCCCGTCGCCGAACCCCACGCCAAGACGGGGCATTAG
- a CDS encoding SDR family oxidoreductase gives MSENFPTPPFPNQPQPIPGYSDAMDPVPDYGEDSYEGSGKLKDKKAIITGGDSGIGRAVALAYAREGADVLISYLSEDEDAAETKRLVEAAGRKCLLLGGDISRAQHCRDIVSKAVDVFGRIDILVNNAAHQNSFDSIEEIPDEEWELTLATNLSAMFYLTKAAVPHMAPGSAIINTASVNADTPSPQLLAYATTKGAIQNFGGGLAQLLASKGIRVNTVAPGPVWTPLIPSTLPPEKVSQFGKQVPMGRPAQPRELAPAYVMLACDDASYISGATIAVTGGKPVI, from the coding sequence ATGTCCGAAAACTTCCCCACGCCGCCCTTTCCCAACCAGCCCCAGCCCATTCCCGGCTATAGCGACGCCATGGATCCGGTGCCCGATTATGGCGAGGATAGCTACGAGGGTAGCGGCAAGCTGAAGGACAAGAAGGCCATCATCACCGGCGGGGATTCCGGCATCGGCCGGGCCGTGGCGCTGGCCTATGCCCGCGAAGGCGCCGATGTGCTGATTTCCTATCTCAGCGAAGACGAGGACGCCGCCGAAACCAAGCGCCTCGTGGAAGCGGCCGGCCGCAAGTGCCTGCTGCTGGGCGGCGATATTTCCAGGGCCCAGCATTGCCGCGATATCGTCAGCAAGGCGGTCGACGTCTTCGGGCGCATCGATATCCTGGTCAACAATGCCGCCCACCAGAACAGCTTTGACTCCATCGAGGAAATTCCCGACGAGGAATGGGAGCTGACCCTGGCGACCAACCTGTCCGCCATGTTCTACCTGACCAAGGCAGCGGTGCCGCATATGGCGCCGGGCAGCGCCATCATCAATACGGCCTCGGTCAATGCCGACACGCCCAGTCCGCAATTGCTGGCCTATGCCACCACCAAAGGCGCCATCCAGAATTTCGGCGGCGGGCTGGCGCAATTGCTGGCCAGCAAGGGCATCCGGGTCAATACCGTGGCGCCCGGCCCGGTCTGGACCCCGCTTATCCCCTCCACCCTGCCGCCCGAAAAGGTCAGCCAGTTCGGCAAGCAGGTCCCCATGGGCCGCCCCGCCCAGCCCAGGGAGCTGGCCCCCGCCTATGTCATGCTGGCTTGTGATGACGCCAGCTATATCAGCGGCGCCACCATCGCCGTCACCGGCGGCAAGCCGGTGATCTGA
- the cyoB gene encoding cytochrome o ubiquinol oxidase subunit I — MNNEFWTFIFGRLTWEVLPLHEPILVVTFIVVALGGLALVAALTYFKLWGYLWTEWFTSVDHKKIGIMYMVLGLVMLLRGFSDAIMMRLQQAMAFGGSEGYLNAHHYDQVFTAHGVIMIFFVAMPLITGFMNYIVPLQIGARDVSFPFLNNFSFWMTAGGAVLIMMSLFVGEFAQTGWLAYPPLSGIEYSPASGVDYYIWGLQVAGVGTTLSGVNLIATIVKMRAPGMGMMKMPVFTWTSLCTNVLIVASFPVLTAVLTLLALDRYVGTNFFTNDFGGNPMMYVNLIWIWGHPEVYILILPCFGIFSEVASTFSGKRLFGYTSMVYATVVITILSYLVWLHHFFTMGSGASVNSFFGITTMIISIPTGAKIFNWLFTMYKGRIRFELPMMWLIAFMITFTIGGMTGVLLAVPPADFVLHNSLFLVAHFHNVIIGGVLFGIFAGINYWWPKAFGYKLNQFWGKLSFWFWVVGFWLAFAPLYVLGLMGVTRRLRTFDDPSLQIWFIIAGIGAAVIALGIGAMIIQFAVSILGKNKDWDTSGDPWNGRTLEWATSSPPPAYNFAFTPVIHDNDAWADMKKRNAQRPVEGFRAIHMPRNTWAGIVLAGLSVALGFALIWYMWWLAVLSFVGILAVAIFHTFNYDRDFYIPVEDVVATETARTQLLGAGK; from the coding sequence ATGAACAACGAATTCTGGACCTTCATTTTCGGCCGCCTGACCTGGGAAGTGCTGCCGCTGCACGAGCCCATCCTGGTCGTCACCTTCATCGTGGTGGCTTTGGGCGGTCTGGCCCTGGTCGCCGCGCTGACCTATTTCAAGCTCTGGGGGTACCTCTGGACCGAATGGTTCACCAGCGTCGACCACAAGAAGATCGGTATCATGTATATGGTGCTGGGTCTGGTCATGCTGCTGCGCGGCTTTTCCGACGCCATCATGATGCGCCTGCAACAGGCCATGGCCTTTGGTGGCTCCGAAGGGTATCTCAACGCCCACCATTACGATCAGGTCTTCACCGCCCATGGCGTGATCATGATCTTCTTCGTGGCCATGCCGCTGATCACCGGCTTCATGAACTATATCGTGCCGCTGCAGATCGGCGCGCGCGACGTCAGCTTCCCCTTCCTCAACAATTTCAGCTTCTGGATGACCGCCGGCGGCGCCGTGCTGATCATGATGAGCCTGTTCGTTGGGGAATTCGCCCAGACCGGCTGGCTCGCCTATCCTCCGCTGTCCGGCATCGAATATAGTCCGGCCTCAGGGGTGGATTATTACATCTGGGGCCTGCAGGTGGCGGGCGTCGGCACCACGCTCTCCGGCGTCAATCTCATCGCCACCATCGTCAAGATGCGTGCCCCCGGCATGGGCATGATGAAAATGCCCGTCTTCACCTGGACCTCGCTCTGCACCAATGTGCTGATCGTCGCTTCCTTCCCGGTGCTGACGGCGGTGCTGACCCTCTTGGCGCTCGATCGCTATGTCGGCACCAATTTCTTCACCAACGACTTCGGCGGCAATCCGATGATGTATGTGAACCTCATCTGGATCTGGGGTCACCCCGAGGTTTACATCCTCATCCTGCCCTGCTTCGGTATCTTCTCGGAAGTCGCCTCGACCTTCTCGGGCAAGCGCCTGTTTGGCTACACTTCCATGGTCTATGCCACCGTGGTCATCACCATCCTGTCTTACCTGGTCTGGCTGCACCACTTCTTCACCATGGGGTCGGGGGCGAGCGTCAATTCCTTCTTCGGCATCACCACCATGATCATCTCCATCCCCACCGGGGCGAAGATCTTCAATTGGCTCTTCACCATGTACAAGGGCCGCATCCGCTTCGAGCTGCCCATGATGTGGCTCATTGCCTTCATGATCACCTTCACCATTGGCGGCATGACCGGCGTCTTGCTGGCGGTTCCCCCCGCCGATTTCGTGCTGCACAATTCGCTCTTCCTCGTCGCCCACTTCCATAATGTGATCATTGGCGGCGTGCTGTTCGGCATCTTTGCCGGCATCAATTACTGGTGGCCAAAAGCCTTCGGCTACAAGCTCAACCAGTTCTGGGGCAAACTCAGCTTCTGGTTCTGGGTAGTGGGGTTCTGGCTGGCTTTCGCGCCGCTCTATGTGCTGGGCCTGATGGGCGTCACCCGGCGCCTGCGCACGTTCGATGATCCCTCGCTGCAGATCTGGTTCATCATTGCCGGCATCGGGGCCGCTGTCATTGCCCTGGGCATCGGCGCCATGATCATTCAGTTCGCCGTTTCCATCCTCGGCAAGAACAAGGATTGGGACACCTCGGGCGATCCCTGGAATGGCCGTACGCTCGAATGGGCGACCTCTTCGCCGCCCCCGGCCTACAATTTCGCCTTCACCCCGGTGATCCACGACAATGACGCCTGGGCCGATATGAAAAAGCGCAATGCACAGCGCCCGGTGGAAGGCTTCCGCGCCATCCACATGCCGCGCAATACCTGGGCCGGCATCGTGCTGGCGGGCCTCAGCGTGGCGCTGGGCTTCGCGCTGATCTGGTATATGTGGTGGCTGGCCGTGCTGAGCTTTGTCGGCATCCTGGCCGTCGCGATCTTCCACACCTTCAATTATGACCGCGATTTCTACATCCCGGTCGAAGATGTCGTCGCCACCGAGACCGCCCGCACACAATTGCTGGGGGCAGGGAAGTAA
- the pdxA gene encoding 4-hydroxythreonine-4-phosphate dehydrogenase PdxA, translated as MSELIGITMGDPAGVGPEIAIRALAEMSPADRARTRIYGNRATLDLAVAATGAAIDLDGLVEDLPIEGGPLPWGKLDPRAGDAAFRFIEKAVRDAQAGTIGCIVTAPINKEALNLAGHHYDGHTGMLAALTGQKSAFMLLASERLKVIHVSTHVSLKTAIDRATPERILATIRAGNDHLKRIGYARPRIAVAGINPHCGESGLFGTEDDVQVVPAVAMAQAEGIDVKGPISADTVYHRAYNGAFDLVIAQYHDQGHIPIKLVAFDTAVNVSLGLPIDRTSVDHGTAFDIAGTGKANHTNMNEAIAYARRLAGGNK; from the coding sequence ATGAGCGAGCTGATTGGCATTACCATGGGTGACCCCGCCGGGGTCGGGCCCGAAATCGCGATCCGCGCCTTGGCGGAAATGTCGCCTGCCGACCGCGCCCGCACCCGCATCTATGGCAATCGCGCCACGCTGGACCTTGCCGTCGCCGCGACCGGCGCCGCGATCGATCTTGATGGCCTGGTCGAGGACCTGCCGATCGAGGGCGGCCCGCTGCCTTGGGGGAAACTGGATCCCCGCGCCGGCGACGCCGCCTTCCGTTTCATCGAAAAAGCCGTGCGCGACGCCCAGGCCGGCACGATCGGCTGCATCGTCACCGCGCCCATCAACAAGGAAGCGCTGAACCTGGCCGGCCATCACTATGATGGCCACACCGGCATGCTGGCGGCGCTGACCGGCCAGAAATCCGCCTTCATGCTGCTGGCCTCCGAACGCCTCAAGGTCATTCACGTCTCGACCCACGTGTCGCTCAAGACCGCCATCGATCGCGCCACGCCCGAGCGTATCCTGGCCACCATCCGCGCCGGCAATGACCACCTCAAGCGCATCGGCTACGCCAGGCCGCGCATCGCAGTCGCCGGCATCAATCCGCATTGCGGGGAAAGCGGCCTCTTCGGTACCGAGGATGATGTACAGGTCGTGCCGGCCGTGGCCATGGCGCAGGCCGAGGGCATCGACGTCAAGGGCCCCATCTCCGCCGACACCGTCTATCACCGCGCCTATAACGGCGCCTTCGATCTGGTGATCGCCCAATATCACGATCAGGGGCACATCCCCATCAAGCTCGTGGCCTTCGATACCGCCGTCAATGTCTCGCTCGGCCTGCCCATCGACCGCACCTCGGTCGATCACGGCACCGCCTTCGACATTGCCGGCACCGGCAAGGCCAACCACACCAATATGAACGAAGCCATCGCCTATGCGCGCCGCCTGGCCGGGGGAAACAAGTGA
- the cyoC gene encoding cytochrome o ubiquinol oxidase subunit III has product MSTNVDTAQDEAVAFYDLEPHEHPPHASTMLGFWLYLMSDCLIFATLFAIYGVLGGNFAAGPSPADLFNLPLVAVSTTALLLSSITYGFAMLEMEQNKRGTTQLWLAITGLLGAVFLALTLYEFYHMIHEGAVPQRSAFLSSFFVLVGTHALHVTFGIIWLVTLMVQIGQRGLVPANQVRVQCLSMFWHFLDVIWIGVFTVVYLMGMLR; this is encoded by the coding sequence ATGAGCACCAATGTCGATACCGCTCAGGACGAAGCGGTCGCCTTCTACGATCTCGAGCCGCATGAGCATCCCCCTCATGCCTCGACCATGCTGGGCTTCTGGCTCTATCTGATGAGCGACTGCCTGATCTTTGCTACCCTCTTTGCCATCTATGGCGTGCTGGGCGGCAATTTCGCGGCGGGTCCGTCCCCGGCCGATCTGTTCAACCTGCCATTGGTTGCCGTCAGCACCACCGCGCTCCTGCTCTCCTCCATCACCTATGGCTTTGCCATGCTGGAAATGGAGCAGAACAAGCGCGGCACCACCCAGCTCTGGCTGGCCATTACCGGCCTCCTGGGCGCCGTGTTCCTGGCGCTCACGCTCTACGAATTCTACCACATGATCCACGAGGGCGCCGTGCCGCAGCGCAGCGCCTTCCTGTCCTCCTTCTTCGTGCTGGTGGGCACCCATGCCCTGCACGTCACCTTCGGTATCATCTGGCTGGTGACGCTGATGGTGCAGATCGGCCAGCGCGGGCTGGTCCCGGCCAATCAGGTCCGGGTGCAGTGCCTCTCCATGTTCTGGCACTTCCTCGACGTCATCTGGATCGGCGTCTTCACTGTCGTCTATCTCATGGGGATGCTGCGATGA
- a CDS encoding iron-containing alcohol dehydrogenase has product MSELTLSMARPITLLQPARLEIGAGAVARLADWAAPYRRVFIVAMAPTVGFVDRIGLTGALETFIDLPPEPDLPAVEAALAAARAFRPDLVIGLGGGSVMDVAKLVAVLWDSDKSVPDVVGVGKIEGRRTALAQVPTTSGTGSEAGIRALVTHPQTLAKLAVESPFMLADIAILDPELTYSVPPAVTAATGVDALAHCVEAFTNIKAHPLIDGYATLGIELVGKYLARAVADGADTEARAGMMLASYYGGVCLGPVNTASGHALAYPLGTRLKLPHGLANAIIFPHVLAFNAPARPDKTAEICRLLGLPPADGTQAILAAAMDFCRKLGIEMQLSRHGATAEALPEWATEAHAIRRLMDNNPRPMAVDDVLQIYRTAMS; this is encoded by the coding sequence ATGTCTGAACTTACCCTGTCCATGGCCCGGCCGATCACCCTGCTGCAGCCCGCCCGGCTCGAAATCGGTGCCGGCGCCGTCGCGCGCCTCGCCGATTGGGCGGCCCCCTATCGCCGCGTCTTCATCGTCGCCATGGCGCCCACTGTCGGCTTTGTCGACCGCATCGGCCTTACTGGCGCGCTCGAGACCTTCATCGACCTGCCGCCCGAACCCGACCTGCCGGCCGTCGAAGCGGCGCTAGCCGCGGCCCGCGCCTTCCGGCCCGATCTGGTCATCGGGCTGGGCGGTGGCTCGGTCATGGATGTGGCCAAGCTGGTCGCCGTGCTCTGGGATAGCGACAAATCGGTGCCTGACGTCGTCGGCGTCGGCAAGATCGAAGGCCGCCGCACGGCGTTGGCGCAAGTGCCCACCACCTCCGGCACGGGTTCGGAAGCCGGCATTCGCGCGCTGGTCACCCATCCCCAGACCTTGGCGAAGCTGGCGGTCGAAAGCCCGTTCATGCTGGCCGATATCGCCATTCTCGATCCCGAGCTGACCTATTCCGTGCCGCCCGCCGTCACCGCCGCCACCGGCGTCGATGCGCTGGCCCATTGCGTCGAGGCCTTCACCAATATCAAGGCCCACCCGCTGATCGACGGCTATGCAACCCTTGGCATCGAACTAGTGGGAAAATATCTCGCCCGCGCCGTGGCCGATGGCGCCGATACCGAAGCGCGCGCCGGCATGATGCTCGCTTCTTATTACGGCGGCGTGTGCCTGGGCCCCGTCAATACCGCGTCCGGCCACGCCCTGGCCTATCCGCTGGGCACCCGCCTCAAGCTGCCCCACGGCCTGGCCAACGCCATCATCTTCCCGCACGTGCTGGCCTTCAACGCCCCCGCCCGTCCCGACAAGACCGCCGAGATCTGCCGGCTGCTCGGCCTCCCACCGGCCGATGGCACCCAGGCAATCCTCGCCGCCGCCATGGATTTCTGCCGCAAGCTGGGCATCGAAATGCAGCTGTCCCGCCATGGCGCCACCGCTGAAGCCCTGCCCGAATGGGCCACAGAAGCCCACGCCATCCGCCGCCTGATGGACAACAATCCCCGCCCCATGGCCGTGGATGATGTCCTGCAAATCTATCGTACCGCCATGAGCTGA
- a CDS encoding MFS transporter, which translates to MAASSSTIPETSAEHDARVTNAHHRPVHAGEIAIGVIIGRTSEFFDFFVYAIASVLVFPAVVFPYVDPLTGTLLSFAVFALAFVARPIGTVIFSAVDRNYGRGVKLTIALFLLGISTVAVAFLPSDSQVGAFSVAILMLFRFGQGIALAGTWDGLASLLALNAPPNRRGWYAMVPQLGAPIGLIVASALFAFLVSSISAEDFLAWGWRYPFFVAFAINVVALFARLRIVVTPEYTGLFESGELEPTRIRDTVRSEGRNIVIGAFAPLASFALFHMVTVFPLSWVFLYTDELPARFLVIEATSAVVGLAAVVLSGALADRVGRRWLLGASAVGIAIYSVFAPLLLGAGDMGEIIYMVVGFILLGLSFGQSSGVVAANFTKLYRYTSSALTSDLAWLFGAGFAPFVALALSSQFGLISSGAYLLSGAICTLIALGLNRQLAGQN; encoded by the coding sequence ATGGCCGCTTCGTCCTCAACCATCCCGGAAACGAGCGCCGAGCACGATGCCCGCGTCACCAATGCCCATCACCGGCCGGTTCATGCGGGGGAAATCGCCATCGGTGTGATCATCGGTCGCACCTCCGAATTCTTCGATTTCTTCGTCTATGCCATTGCTTCGGTGCTGGTGTTTCCCGCCGTGGTGTTTCCCTATGTCGATCCGCTGACCGGCACGCTGCTGTCCTTTGCGGTGTTCGCTTTGGCCTTTGTCGCCCGCCCGATCGGCACGGTGATCTTTTCGGCGGTGGACCGCAATTATGGCCGCGGGGTGAAGCTGACCATTGCGCTGTTCCTGCTCGGTATCTCGACCGTGGCCGTGGCCTTCCTGCCCAGCGACAGCCAGGTGGGGGCCTTTTCGGTGGCTATCCTGATGCTGTTCCGCTTTGGCCAGGGTATTGCGCTGGCCGGCACCTGGGATGGGCTGGCCTCGCTGCTGGCGCTCAATGCGCCGCCCAATCGGCGCGGCTGGTATGCCATGGTGCCGCAATTGGGCGCGCCGATCGGGTTGATCGTCGCCTCGGCGCTGTTTGCGTTCCTCGTCAGCTCGATTTCGGCCGAGGACTTTCTGGCCTGGGGCTGGCGCTATCCGTTCTTCGTGGCCTTCGCCATCAATGTGGTGGCCTTGTTCGCGCGCCTGCGCATCGTGGTGACGCCCGAATATACGGGCCTGTTCGAAAGCGGCGAGCTGGAGCCGACCCGCATTCGCGATACGGTGCGCAGCGAGGGCCGCAATATCGTGATCGGGGCCTTTGCGCCGCTGGCGAGCTTTGCGCTGTTCCACATGGTCACGGTGTTCCCGCTATCCTGGGTGTTCCTCTATACCGATGAATTGCCGGCGCGGTTCCTCGTCATCGAGGCGACATCGGCCGTGGTGGGGCTGGCGGCCGTGGTGCTGTCGGGGGCTTTGGCCGACCGGGTCGGACGGCGCTGGCTGCTGGGGGCTTCGGCGGTGGGCATTGCCATCTACAGCGTCTTCGCGCCGCTGCTGCTGGGCGCGGGGGACATGGGCGAGATCATCTATATGGTGGTGGGCTTTATCCTGCTCGGCCTGTCTTTCGGGCAATCCTCGGGGGTCGTGGCGGCCAATTTCACCAAGCTCTATCGCTATACCAGCTCGGCGCTGACCTCGGACCTGGCCTGGCTGTTCGGCGCCGGCTTTGCGCCCTTCGTGGCGCTGGCGCTGTCGAGCCAGTTCGGGCTGATTTCCTCGGGCGCGTATCTGCTGTCGGGGGCGATCTGCACGCTGATCGCGCTGGGGCTGAACCGGCAATTGGCGGGGCAGAATTAG
- a CDS encoding aminoglycoside phosphotransferase family protein yields the protein MVSEEVFQPWLSRWGLVPEGEAIRTHSSLLLPVQREGVPAMLKIATAEEELNGAHLMAWYAGNGAARVFAHEDSGLLLERLSGHRSLIEMERSGRGDEATGIICAVVAKLHAARNHMPPETLYPMAIWFRQLEPAATRLGGVLTKSAAAARELLAMPQYVVPLHGDIHHGNILDGDERGWLAIDPKGLLGERAFDYANLFCHPEAKIATEAGRLEQRIDIVARDANLDPKRVLKWILAYAGLKSVWTMEREGGGQEARELTIAQMAAAALGL from the coding sequence ATGGTGTCGGAAGAGGTCTTCCAACCTTGGCTGTCACGCTGGGGTTTGGTGCCAGAAGGTGAAGCCATCCGCACGCACAGCAGCCTCTTGCTGCCGGTGCAAAGGGAAGGCGTGCCAGCGATGTTGAAGATCGCCACGGCCGAGGAAGAGCTCAACGGCGCGCACCTCATGGCCTGGTATGCCGGCAACGGTGCTGCTCGCGTATTCGCCCATGAAGATTCCGGCCTGCTGCTTGAGCGTCTCAGTGGGCACAGAAGCCTCATCGAGATGGAACGCTCAGGCCGGGGCGATGAGGCGACGGGGATCATCTGCGCAGTCGTGGCGAAGCTGCACGCCGCGAGGAACCACATGCCGCCGGAAACGCTGTATCCGATGGCGATCTGGTTTCGTCAGCTTGAGCCTGCGGCGACGCGATTGGGAGGCGTTTTAACAAAGTCCGCAGCGGCGGCACGTGAACTTCTGGCTATGCCCCAGTACGTCGTGCCACTACATGGCGACATCCATCATGGCAATATTCTCGACGGGGATGAGCGTGGCTGGCTCGCGATCGACCCGAAAGGGCTGCTCGGCGAACGGGCCTTCGACTACGCCAACCTGTTCTGCCATCCCGAAGCCAAGATCGCCACAGAAGCTGGTCGGCTGGAGCAGCGGATCGACATCGTCGCAAGGGACGCGAACCTTGACCCGAAGCGTGTGTTGAAGTGGATCCTGGCCTATGCAGGCCTGAAGTCTGTCTGGACCATGGAACGAGAAGGCGGCGGGCAGGAGGCGCGCGAGCTCACAATCGCCCAAATGGCGGCAGCCGCGCTGGGGCTTTAG